A single region of the Leptothrix cholodnii SP-6 genome encodes:
- the glpD gene encoding glycerol-3-phosphate dehydrogenase, whose protein sequence is MNHPQTPSSSSPAGGACDVLVVGGGINGAGIARDLAGRGLSVLLAEQDDLASHTSSASTKLIHGGLRYLEYHEFSLVRKALAEREALLRSAPHIMRPLRFVMPHDPAMRPAWMIRAGLFLYDHLARREILPASRAVDLRRHAAGVPLKPEFRRGFVYSDGWVDDARLVVLAAIDAAERGARIATRCRVVRVARVGARWSATLQHRDGREETVTARALVNAAGPWASQFLREHAHLPEARSLRLVKGSHIVVPRLFEHDHAYIFQNPDRRIIFAIPYERDYTLIGTTDVEHHGPIGEVRIDADEIGYLCAQASRYFAQPVQPQDVVWTYSGVRPLLGNEGEDDAAAVTRDYELELRDDGAPLLSVWGGKITTFRKLAEEAADRLCGVLGVPGVSGQQGAAWTVDAPLPGGDLREWIGAPQRPDVDLQRFEQALARRHPQLPEALRGRWARAYGSRVDLLLEAGTLGAEVAPGLHEAELDYLHRHEWARSADDVLWRRSKLGLHMDEAAREQVARWCETRWQGAENGLEQAAR, encoded by the coding sequence TTGAACCACCCGCAAACCCCATCGTCGTCGAGCCCCGCTGGCGGTGCCTGCGACGTGCTCGTCGTGGGGGGCGGCATCAACGGCGCCGGCATCGCCCGCGACCTGGCCGGTCGCGGCCTGTCGGTGCTGCTGGCCGAGCAGGACGACTTGGCCTCGCACACCTCGTCGGCCTCGACCAAGCTGATCCACGGCGGCCTGCGCTACCTCGAATACCACGAGTTTTCGCTGGTTCGCAAGGCGCTGGCCGAGCGCGAGGCGCTGCTGCGCAGTGCGCCGCACATCATGCGGCCGCTGCGTTTCGTGATGCCGCACGACCCGGCGATGCGGCCGGCCTGGATGATCCGCGCCGGGCTGTTCCTGTACGACCACCTGGCCCGCCGCGAGATCCTGCCGGCCTCGCGGGCGGTCGACCTGCGCCGCCATGCCGCCGGCGTGCCGCTCAAGCCCGAGTTCCGCCGCGGCTTCGTCTATTCGGACGGCTGGGTCGACGACGCGCGGCTGGTGGTGCTGGCGGCGATCGACGCCGCCGAACGCGGCGCGCGCATCGCCACGCGCTGCCGGGTGGTGCGGGTGGCACGTGTCGGCGCACGTTGGTCGGCCACGCTGCAGCACCGCGACGGCCGCGAGGAGACGGTGACGGCGCGAGCGCTCGTCAACGCCGCCGGGCCGTGGGCCAGCCAGTTCCTGCGCGAGCATGCGCACCTGCCCGAGGCGCGATCGCTGCGCCTGGTCAAGGGCAGCCACATCGTCGTGCCGCGCCTCTTCGAGCACGATCACGCCTACATCTTCCAGAACCCCGACCGGCGCATCATCTTCGCGATCCCCTACGAACGCGACTACACGCTGATCGGCACCACCGACGTCGAACACCACGGCCCGATCGGCGAGGTGCGCATCGACGCCGACGAGATCGGCTACCTGTGCGCGCAGGCCAGCCGCTACTTCGCCCAGCCGGTGCAGCCGCAGGACGTGGTGTGGACCTACTCCGGCGTGCGGCCCCTGCTGGGCAACGAGGGCGAGGACGACGCGGCGGCGGTGACACGCGACTACGAGCTCGAGCTGCGCGACGACGGCGCGCCGCTGCTGTCGGTCTGGGGCGGCAAGATCACGACCTTCCGCAAGCTCGCCGAGGAGGCGGCCGACCGGCTGTGCGGCGTGCTCGGCGTGCCGGGCGTGTCTGGCCAGCAAGGGGCGGCCTGGACCGTCGATGCGCCGCTGCCCGGCGGCGACCTGCGCGAGTGGATCGGCGCGCCGCAGCGCCCGGACGTCGACCTGCAGCGCTTCGAGCAGGCGCTCGCCCGCCGCCATCCGCAGCTGCCGGAGGCCCTGCGTGGCCGCTGGGCGCGCGCCTACGGCTCGCGCGTCGACCTGCTGCTCGAAGCCGGCACGTTGGGCGCCGAAGTCGCGCCGGGCCTGCACGAGGCCGAGCTGGACTACCTGCACCGCCACGAATGGGCCCGCAGCGCCGACGACGTGCTGTGGCGGCGCAGCAAGCTGGGCCTGCACATGGACGAGGCCGCGCGCGAGCAGGTCGCGCGCTGGTGTGAGACCCGATGGCAGGGGGCAGAAAACGGACTAGAACAGGCAGCGCGCTGA
- a CDS encoding YbdK family carboxylate-amine ligase yields MSLGEFAQSRSLTLGVELELQIVNTHDYDLAPSAVDLLRLMERHKVPGSVVPEMTDSMIELSTGICTDYDDALSQLREIRDALVSCAAQLNVGLCGGGTHPFQDWSQRRIFNKPRFQELSQLYGYLSKQFTIFGQHVHVGCPGPDQALVLLHGLSRFIPHLIALSASSPFVQGTDTGFDSARLNSVFAFPMSGRAPFVQTWDDFNVYFNKMTRTGVIKSMKDFYWDIRPKPEYGTIEVRVLDTPLTVEKAAAMAGYIQCLARWLRVEKPFELNEDDYLPYTYNRFQACRFGLDGIFVDPQTGEHRTLRDDILASFDKLELHAMELRAEGAINYLRADLLRIGNDASWIRHINDEEHLLAEVVRQQCQRWAGQGR; encoded by the coding sequence ATGAGTTTGGGTGAATTCGCACAGTCGCGCTCGCTCACGCTGGGCGTCGAGCTAGAACTGCAGATCGTCAACACGCACGACTACGACCTGGCGCCGTCGGCGGTCGACCTGCTGCGCCTGATGGAGCGACACAAGGTGCCCGGCAGCGTGGTGCCGGAGATGACCGACAGCATGATCGAGCTGTCCACCGGCATCTGCACCGACTACGACGACGCGCTGTCGCAGCTGCGCGAGATCCGCGACGCGCTGGTGTCGTGCGCGGCCCAGCTCAACGTCGGCCTGTGCGGCGGCGGCACCCATCCGTTCCAGGACTGGAGCCAGCGCCGCATCTTCAACAAGCCGCGTTTCCAGGAGCTGTCGCAGCTCTACGGCTACCTGTCCAAGCAGTTCACGATCTTCGGCCAGCACGTGCACGTCGGCTGCCCGGGGCCGGACCAGGCGCTGGTGCTGCTGCACGGGCTGTCGCGCTTCATCCCGCACCTGATCGCGCTGAGTGCCTCGTCGCCGTTCGTGCAGGGCACCGACACCGGCTTCGATTCGGCACGGCTGAACTCGGTGTTCGCCTTCCCGATGTCGGGCCGCGCGCCCTTCGTGCAGACCTGGGACGACTTCAACGTCTACTTCAACAAGATGACCCGCACCGGCGTCATCAAGAGCATGAAGGACTTCTACTGGGACATCCGCCCCAAGCCCGAGTACGGCACGATCGAGGTGCGCGTGCTCGACACGCCGCTGACGGTCGAGAAGGCCGCCGCGATGGCCGGCTACATCCAGTGCCTGGCGCGCTGGCTGCGGGTGGAGAAGCCCTTCGAGCTCAACGAGGACGACTACCTGCCCTACACCTACAACCGCTTCCAGGCCTGCCGCTTCGGGCTCGACGGCATCTTCGTCGACCCGCAGACCGGCGAACACCGCACGCTGCGCGACGACATCCTGGCCAGCTTCGACAAGCTCGAACTGCACGCGATGGAGCTGCGCGCCGAGGGCGCCATCAACTACCTGCGCGCCGACCTGCTGCGCATCGGCAACGACGCCAGCTGGATCCGCCACATCAACGACGAAGAGCACCTGCTGGCCGAAGTGGTGCGTCAACAATGCCAACGCTGGGCCGGGCAGGGGCGCTGA
- a CDS encoding TRAP transporter small permease, giving the protein MRSVIDRLLQAALILCFSVLSVCVIWQVISRYVLGSPSTFTEETSRFAVIWLSLLGTAYACGRLEHMGYDMLAQKLSGPALLRHMRAVAALVLAFAAAVFVYGGLRLVLRAFEVEQLSATLEVPMGYVYSCIPIAGVCIVFYEIAILVAPGSFRHADEVEEAIEHVNQELPA; this is encoded by the coding sequence ATGCGATCCGTGATCGACCGCCTGCTCCAGGCCGCGCTGATCCTGTGTTTTTCCGTGCTGTCCGTGTGCGTGATCTGGCAGGTGATCAGCCGCTACGTGCTCGGCAGCCCGTCGACCTTCACCGAGGAGACCTCGCGTTTCGCGGTGATCTGGCTCAGCCTGCTCGGCACGGCCTACGCCTGCGGCCGGCTCGAGCACATGGGCTACGACATGCTGGCCCAGAAGCTCAGCGGCCCGGCGCTGCTGCGCCACATGCGGGCGGTGGCGGCGCTGGTGCTGGCCTTCGCGGCGGCGGTGTTCGTCTACGGCGGGCTGCGGCTGGTGCTGCGCGCCTTCGAGGTCGAGCAGCTCTCGGCCACGCTCGAGGTGCCGATGGGCTACGTCTACAGCTGCATCCCGATCGCCGGGGTGTGCATCGTCTTCTACGAGATCGCGATCCTCGTGGCGCCCGGCAGCTTCCGGCACGCCGACGAGGTCGAGGAAGCGATCGAACACGTCAACCAGGAGTTGCCGGCATGA
- a CDS encoding LacI family DNA-binding transcriptional regulator — protein MPTAPRKAPSPQTQPTSSEVARRAGVSRTTVSFVLNGVTTQGISEATREKVLAAARELGYEPHAAARSLAGGSTGNMALVIPKVEHLYFDAFLEQLVASINEHCHRHGLKLLIETLEDPGGKAGGFMKLVRSRRIDGLIIAHLRAGEIESLRQLRDAGIPLVVFDRELSKAEGFHTMGHDTRASARMAVNHLIALGHRRIGLVNYAQPEFHSVNQRERGWHQALAEHGITAEPQWVTHADITAESGYRATRELLARGGRLTALFAGNDTIAFGALRALHEAGLRVPQDVAVVGYDDIPFAPYASPPLTTVRSDPVGHGRQAIQMLLAQIEGRDPAAVEPVPAPTLVIRESCGASLAGRIAPG, from the coding sequence ATGCCAACTGCCCCCCGTAAGGCGCCCTCCCCCCAGACCCAGCCCACCAGCAGCGAAGTCGCCCGACGCGCCGGCGTGTCGCGGACCACCGTCTCCTTCGTGCTCAACGGCGTGACCACCCAGGGCATCAGCGAGGCCACCCGCGAGAAAGTGCTCGCCGCCGCACGCGAGCTCGGCTATGAGCCACATGCGGCGGCGCGTTCACTGGCGGGCGGCTCCACTGGCAACATGGCCCTGGTGATCCCCAAGGTCGAACACCTGTATTTCGACGCTTTTCTTGAGCAGCTGGTCGCCAGCATCAACGAACACTGCCATCGCCACGGCCTCAAGCTGCTGATCGAGACCCTCGAAGACCCGGGCGGCAAGGCTGGCGGGTTCATGAAACTGGTGCGCAGCCGGCGCATCGACGGACTGATCATCGCCCACCTGCGCGCTGGCGAGATCGAGTCCCTGCGGCAACTGCGCGATGCCGGCATCCCGCTGGTGGTGTTCGACCGAGAGCTGTCGAAGGCCGAGGGTTTCCACACCATGGGCCACGACACCCGGGCATCGGCTCGCATGGCGGTGAACCATCTGATCGCGCTCGGGCACCGGCGCATTGGCCTGGTCAACTACGCCCAGCCCGAGTTCCATTCGGTCAACCAGCGTGAACGTGGCTGGCACCAGGCGCTGGCCGAGCACGGCATCACTGCCGAGCCGCAGTGGGTGACCCACGCCGACATCACCGCCGAGAGCGGCTACCGAGCCACCCGCGAGCTGCTCGCGCGAGGCGGCCGGCTCACGGCCCTGTTCGCCGGCAACGACACCATCGCCTTCGGCGCGCTGCGCGCGCTGCACGAGGCGGGTCTGCGCGTGCCGCAGGATGTCGCCGTGGTCGGCTACGACGACATCCCCTTCGCCCCCTACGCCTCGCCGCCACTGACGACCGTGCGTTCCGATCCGGTCGGACACGGCCGGCAGGCGATCCAGATGCTGCTGGCGCAGATCGAAGGACGCGACCCCGCCGCAGTGGAGCCGGTGCCCGCGCCGACCCTGGTGATCCGAGAATCCTGCGGCGCCAGCCTGGCCGGACGGATCGCGCCCGGCTAG
- a CDS encoding DeoR/GlpR family DNA-binding transcription regulator has product MNFIPNPRQAGVLDAVREQGTISVEALAERFGVTLQTVRRDVKLLSGAGLLTRFHGGVRLPSSTTENIAYRQRQQLNEDAKHRIARAVADAVPDGCSLIINIGTTTEAIAHELLRRRGLRVITNNLNVAAILSDNPDCEVIVAGGLVRSRDRGVVGEATVEFIRQFKVDIALIGISGIEADGTLRDFDYREVTVARAIVEHSREVWLAADHSKFNRPAMVELARLDQVDVLYTDQPPPPPFDALLDEAGVRCVVAPA; this is encoded by the coding sequence GTGAACTTCATCCCCAATCCGAGACAGGCCGGCGTGCTCGACGCCGTGCGAGAACAAGGCACGATCAGCGTCGAGGCGCTGGCCGAGCGCTTCGGCGTGACGCTGCAGACCGTGCGGCGCGACGTCAAGCTGCTCTCCGGCGCCGGGCTGCTGACGCGCTTCCACGGCGGCGTGCGGCTGCCGAGTTCGACCACCGAGAACATCGCCTACCGCCAGCGCCAGCAGCTCAACGAGGACGCCAAGCACCGCATCGCCCGGGCAGTGGCCGATGCGGTGCCCGACGGCTGTTCGCTGATCATCAACATCGGTACCACCACCGAGGCGATCGCGCACGAGCTGCTGCGCCGCCGCGGCCTGCGCGTGATCACCAACAACCTCAATGTCGCGGCGATCCTGTCCGACAACCCCGACTGCGAAGTCATCGTCGCCGGGGGTCTGGTGCGTTCGCGCGACCGCGGCGTGGTGGGCGAGGCGACCGTCGAGTTCATCCGCCAGTTCAAGGTCGACATCGCCCTGATCGGCATCTCGGGCATCGAGGCCGACGGCACGCTGCGCGATTTCGACTACCGCGAGGTGACGGTGGCGCGCGCCATCGTCGAGCACTCGCGCGAGGTCTGGCTGGCGGCCGACCACAGCAAGTTCAACCGCCCGGCGATGGTGGAGCTGGCGCGCCTCGACCAGGTCGATGTGCTGTACACCGACCAGCCGCCGCCGCCGCCCTTCGACGCCTTGCTCGACGAGGCAGGCGTGCGCTGCGTGGTGGCCCCGGCCTGA
- a CDS encoding cation:proton antiporter: MEWLEPVAEILHISPWPPDPGGLFWPVLMLLSGGLLGEVVARVSRLPRVLGYSTAGVVIALSGNGTSTGQLPESLRLVVDVALALLLFEIGSRVKLRWLRVNQALLWTSLSEATLTFFTVYAALSWFGLDRPLAMACAVLAMPASAAVAGRVALELGAAGQVTERMILLTALNTLYATLALTLFRGWLSFEQMSDWVNAFARLGYNFLGSLLVALLLARLVALIARRLDLRNDNSVLLLLGLVLLAITLARSLGLSTLLVPLLAGLALRNSSERPWVWPRHFGTAGGVLVLMLFVIVGSAWSIETLAAGAAAAAVLVLARAAAKLLAVNGWARVSGLSGKQGLALGITLTPLSATALVMLADLYSVDPAFGRQLAPIVLSAIAMLELLGPLAVQWALQSAGEVTPGALQARSKGARS, from the coding sequence ATGGAATGGCTCGAACCCGTGGCCGAGATCCTGCACATCAGCCCCTGGCCGCCTGATCCGGGCGGTCTGTTCTGGCCGGTGCTGATGCTGCTCAGCGGCGGACTGCTCGGCGAGGTGGTGGCGCGCGTGTCGCGCCTGCCGCGGGTGCTGGGCTATTCGACCGCCGGCGTGGTGATCGCGCTGTCGGGCAACGGCACCAGCACCGGCCAGCTGCCCGAATCGCTGCGCCTGGTGGTCGACGTGGCGCTGGCGCTGCTGCTGTTCGAGATCGGCAGCCGCGTCAAGCTGCGCTGGCTGCGGGTCAACCAGGCCTTGCTGTGGACCAGCCTGAGCGAAGCCACGCTGACCTTCTTCACGGTCTATGCGGCGTTGTCGTGGTTCGGTCTCGACCGGCCGCTGGCGATGGCCTGCGCGGTGCTGGCGATGCCGGCCTCGGCGGCGGTGGCCGGGCGGGTGGCGCTCGAACTGGGCGCGGCCGGCCAGGTGACCGAACGCATGATCCTGCTGACCGCGCTCAACACGCTCTATGCCACGCTGGCGCTGACGCTGTTTCGCGGCTGGCTGTCGTTCGAACAGATGAGCGACTGGGTCAACGCCTTCGCGCGCCTGGGCTACAACTTCCTCGGCTCGCTGCTGGTGGCGCTGCTGCTGGCGCGGCTGGTGGCGCTGATCGCGCGCCGGCTCGACCTGCGCAACGACAACTCGGTGCTGCTGCTGCTCGGCCTGGTGCTGCTGGCGATCACGCTGGCGCGCTCGCTGGGGCTGTCGACGCTGCTGGTGCCGCTGCTGGCCGGGCTGGCGCTGCGCAATTCGAGCGAGCGGCCCTGGGTCTGGCCGCGCCACTTCGGCACCGCCGGCGGGGTGCTGGTGCTGATGCTGTTCGTGATCGTCGGTTCGGCCTGGTCGATCGAGACGCTGGCCGCCGGCGCCGCGGCGGCCGCGGTGCTGGTGCTGGCGCGCGCGGCGGCCAAGCTGCTGGCGGTCAACGGCTGGGCCCGTGTCAGCGGCCTGAGCGGCAAGCAGGGCCTGGCGCTGGGGATCACGCTGACGCCACTGTCGGCCACCGCGCTGGTGATGCTGGCCGATCTGTATTCGGTCGACCCGGCCTTCGGCCGCCAGCTCGCACCGATCGTGCTGAGTGCGATCGCGATGCTCGAACTGCTCGGCCCGCTGGCGGTGCAATGGGCGCTGCAAAGCGCCGGTGAAGTCACGCCGGGCGCCTTGCAGGCCCGCAGCAAGGGGGCGCGCTCATGA
- a CDS encoding gamma-glutamyl-gamma-aminobutyrate hydrolase family protein, producing MPTLGRAGALSRVPAYPLPVRERPLLIGMSARLMHVPPVELGFRGKTLQYLEQSLAHWIMAHGAMAVMIPTLGFDAEVERRKVGVHHYVDMLDGLVLQGGADVSPLSYGQQPLRPEWAGDAVRDRYEIELIDGFLTQGKPMLGICRGCQLLNVAFGGSLLQDINTQRPDTRRHVDGVLYDQLQHGLRFEPGSRLEKIYDGHASPRVNSIHHQAVDRLGSDLVVEARCDEDGVVEAIRSRGDLFVAGVQWHPEFHLHTRELLDAEPLMNAWLAAVKARRDGTAAPG from the coding sequence ATGCCAACGCTGGGCCGGGCAGGGGCGCTGAGCCGCGTGCCGGCCTACCCGCTGCCGGTGCGCGAGCGGCCGCTGCTGATCGGCATGTCGGCGCGGCTGATGCACGTGCCGCCGGTCGAGCTGGGGTTCCGCGGCAAGACGCTGCAGTACCTGGAGCAGTCGCTGGCGCACTGGATCATGGCGCACGGCGCGATGGCGGTGATGATCCCGACGCTCGGCTTCGACGCCGAGGTGGAGCGCCGCAAGGTCGGCGTGCACCACTACGTCGACATGCTCGACGGCCTGGTGCTGCAGGGCGGCGCCGACGTCAGCCCGCTGAGCTACGGCCAGCAGCCGCTGCGCCCCGAGTGGGCCGGCGACGCGGTGCGCGACCGCTACGAGATCGAGCTGATCGACGGTTTCCTCACCCAGGGCAAGCCGATGCTCGGCATCTGCCGCGGCTGCCAGCTGCTCAACGTCGCCTTCGGCGGCAGCCTGCTGCAGGACATCAACACCCAGCGACCCGACACGCGCCGCCACGTCGACGGCGTGCTCTACGACCAGCTGCAGCACGGCCTGCGCTTCGAGCCCGGCAGCCGGCTGGAGAAGATCTACGACGGCCACGCCAGCCCGCGCGTCAACAGCATCCACCACCAGGCGGTCGACCGGCTGGGCTCCGACCTGGTGGTCGAGGCGCGCTGCGACGAAGACGGCGTGGTCGAGGCGATCCGCTCACGCGGCGACCTGTTCGTGGCCGGCGTGCAGTGGCACCCGGAATTCCATCTGCACACCCGGGAACTGCTCGACGCCGAGCCGCTGATGAACGCCTGGCTGGCGGCGGTCAAGGCGCGCCGAGACGGCACGGCGGCACCAGGCTGA
- a CDS encoding TRAP transporter substrate-binding protein, translating into MKLKPLSTALLLASLCVSGSAWAQQQSMRLAHGLNDKHPVHLAMVRFAELAKQKSNGEIDIKVFPNGTLGGERETLEQVQNGVLELTKASASPLETFAPEYKVFNLPFVFRSKEHFFKVLDGQVGESILAASKSRGFIGLTFYDSGSRSFYAKKPINTPDDLKGLKIRVQQSPTTIKMVQALGAAPTPMAWGEVYPALQSGVVDGAENNITALTTGRHGEVSKFYSMTEHQMVPDVLVISSAKWDSLKKPQQDALRQAAHESFVYQRGLWAEAEKTEAVAAEKLGVKISMPNKQAFIDKVKPMLDEERKNARVSGLLDQINAVR; encoded by the coding sequence ATGAAGTTGAAGCCCCTTTCCACCGCCCTGCTGCTGGCCAGTCTGTGCGTTTCCGGCAGCGCCTGGGCGCAGCAGCAGTCGATGCGTCTGGCCCACGGCCTGAACGACAAGCACCCGGTGCACCTCGCGATGGTGCGGTTCGCCGAACTCGCCAAGCAGAAGTCCAACGGCGAGATCGACATCAAGGTGTTCCCCAACGGCACCCTGGGCGGCGAGCGCGAGACGCTCGAGCAGGTGCAGAACGGCGTGCTCGAACTGACCAAGGCCAGCGCCTCGCCGCTCGAGACCTTCGCGCCCGAGTACAAGGTCTTCAACCTGCCGTTCGTGTTTCGCAGCAAGGAGCATTTCTTCAAGGTGCTCGACGGCCAGGTCGGCGAGTCGATCCTGGCCGCTTCCAAGAGCCGCGGCTTCATCGGCCTGACCTTCTACGACTCGGGCTCGCGCAGCTTCTACGCCAAGAAGCCGATCAACACGCCCGATGACCTGAAGGGCCTGAAGATCCGCGTCCAGCAGAGCCCGACCACCATCAAGATGGTCCAGGCGCTGGGTGCCGCACCCACGCCGATGGCCTGGGGCGAGGTCTACCCGGCGCTGCAGTCGGGTGTGGTCGACGGCGCCGAGAACAACATCACCGCGCTGACCACCGGCCGCCATGGCGAGGTGAGCAAGTTCTACTCGATGACCGAGCACCAGATGGTGCCCGACGTGCTGGTGATCTCGTCGGCCAAGTGGGACTCCCTGAAGAAGCCGCAGCAGGATGCGCTGCGCCAGGCCGCGCACGAGTCCTTCGTCTACCAGCGCGGCCTGTGGGCCGAGGCCGAGAAGACCGAGGCGGTCGCGGCCGAGAAGCTGGGCGTGAAGATCAGCATGCCCAACAAGCAGGCGTTCATCGACAAGGTCAAGCCGATGCTGGACGAGGAGCGCAAGAACGCCCGCGTGTCCGGTCTGCTCGACCAGATCAACGCGGTTCGCTGA
- the glpK gene encoding glycerol kinase GlpK: MSFLLALDQGTSSSRSIVFDIEGRPVAMAQRELRQIYPQPGWVEHDPIEIRDSQLATAREAIARAGISAHDIRAVGITNQRETTLLWNRRTGAPLHNAIVWQDRRTEPICAALRERGAEALVRQRTGLLIDPYFSGTKLQWLLDHVPGAREQAARGELAFGTVDAWLVWQLTGGRVHATDVTNASRTLLFDVHANRWDDELLSLLDVPHELLPAVFPSSHLYGETDAGLLGAALPIAGIAGDQQSALFGQACFKPGLAKNTYGTGCFLLMHNGDRFQSSANGLVTTAAAQTGPQPQFAIEGSVFVGGAVVQWLRDGLRAIDSASAVQALAQSVPDSGGVVFVPAFTGLGAPYWKPDARGAIVGLSRGTTLGHIARAALESIAYQSAALLAAMGRDAQACGGAAVTELRVDGGACVNDLLMQFQADLLGVPVVRPQVIETTARGAAFLAGLSTGVYRGLDELEALWQPERTFHPTLPPGRASELMAQWEHAVRQTVAS; encoded by the coding sequence ATGAGCTTTCTTCTGGCCCTCGACCAGGGCACGTCGAGTTCGCGCAGCATCGTCTTCGACATCGAGGGCCGTCCGGTCGCGATGGCGCAGCGCGAGCTGCGGCAGATCTATCCGCAGCCCGGCTGGGTCGAACACGATCCGATCGAGATCCGCGACAGCCAGCTCGCCACCGCACGCGAGGCGATCGCGCGCGCCGGCATCTCGGCGCACGACATCCGCGCCGTCGGCATCACCAACCAGCGCGAGACCACCCTGCTGTGGAACCGCCGCACCGGCGCGCCGCTGCACAACGCGATCGTCTGGCAGGACCGCCGCACCGAGCCGATCTGCGCGGCGCTGCGCGAGCGCGGCGCCGAGGCGCTGGTGCGCCAGCGCACCGGCCTGCTGATCGACCCCTATTTCTCCGGCACCAAGCTCCAGTGGCTGCTCGACCACGTGCCCGGCGCACGCGAGCAGGCCGCACGTGGCGAACTCGCCTTCGGCACGGTCGACGCGTGGCTGGTCTGGCAGCTGACCGGCGGGCGGGTGCACGCCACCGACGTGACCAACGCCTCGCGCACGCTGCTGTTCGACGTGCACGCCAACCGCTGGGACGACGAGCTGCTGAGCCTGCTCGACGTGCCGCACGAGCTGCTGCCTGCCGTGTTTCCGTCGTCGCATCTCTACGGCGAGACCGATGCCGGCCTGCTCGGCGCGGCCTTGCCGATCGCCGGCATCGCCGGCGACCAGCAGAGCGCGCTGTTCGGCCAGGCCTGCTTCAAGCCCGGCCTGGCCAAGAACACCTACGGCACCGGCTGCTTCCTGCTGATGCACAACGGCGATCGTTTCCAGTCCTCGGCCAACGGCCTGGTGACCACCGCCGCAGCGCAGACCGGGCCGCAGCCGCAGTTCGCGATCGAAGGCAGCGTCTTCGTCGGCGGCGCGGTGGTGCAGTGGCTGCGCGACGGCCTGCGCGCGATCGATTCGGCCTCGGCGGTGCAGGCACTGGCGCAGAGCGTGCCCGACTCGGGCGGCGTGGTCTTCGTGCCGGCATTCACCGGGCTGGGGGCGCCCTACTGGAAACCTGACGCACGCGGCGCCATCGTCGGCCTGTCGCGTGGCACGACGCTCGGCCACATCGCCCGCGCCGCGCTGGAGAGCATCGCCTACCAGAGCGCCGCCCTGCTGGCCGCGATGGGTCGCGACGCCCAGGCCTGCGGCGGCGCGGCCGTCACCGAGCTGCGCGTGGACGGCGGCGCCTGCGTCAACGACCTGCTGATGCAGTTCCAGGCCGACCTGCTGGGCGTGCCGGTGGTGCGACCCCAGGTGATCGAGACCACCGCGCGCGGCGCCGCCTTCCTGGCCGGCCTGAGCACCGGCGTGTACCGCGGCCTCGACGAACTCGAAGCCCTGTGGCAGCCCGAGCGCACCTTCCACCCGACCCTACCCCCAGGGCGCGCCAGCGAGCTGATGGCGCAGTGGGAACACGCCGTGCGCCAGACCGTGGCGAGCTGA